The genomic region CACCACCGCGGCTGCCGCGTTGTCCATGGTCGAGGACAATCCCGGGCTGACCTTGATGTACGTCCGGTCCGGCAGCCGTCGACGCAGCTTCGCCACCGTCACGGTTGTCGCCAGCCCCGGATCGCCGTATCCACCGATGACCAAGACCGGAACGTCGTCGTTGACCGTTGCTGCTGGCACCGCGGCGTCACGCGTCGGCATGCCGGCACACCCGACAACCGAAAACAGACACAGCAGCAGCCATCGCACGCATCGACTCTAAATCTTCGTCGCGATCACGTCGAGGAAGGTCCGACCTTCTTCCCGATACTTGTTCTCGAAGTTCGTCTCGACGACCGGGTCCGTCCCACGCCGGCAGCGGTCGACACGCAGCGGGCCAGCCTTGAAGACAGTCTCGATCTGTTCCGCGTAGTCGGGATGGTCCGTCACAGCCCGAATCGTCCCGCCGTTGACCAGGCAGCGGCAGACGGTGTCGAGGAAGGGCGGCTGGATCAGGCGTCGCTTGTTGTGCCGGGCTTTGGGCCAGGGGTCTGGGAAGTAGACGTGGAACGCTGCGACGGAGGCATCGGCGATGTGGTCTCGCAGGAAAACGCTTGCATCGGCTCGGGCCATGCGAACGCGGTCGCCAAGTCCGTTTCGACGAAGCCGGTCACACGTCGAACGCCAGTAAAACCGGGCCCATTCGATGCCGAGGAAGTTGACGTCCGTCCGCCGGGCAGCCTCGCGGACAAGAAACGTCCCCTTGCCGCTACCGATCTCCACTTCGATCGGTAGGCCGTTGCCATACAGCGTGTTGAGGTCGATCGGCTTGCCCAGTCCATCCTCTGGCAGGGCGACAGGCTCGATGATCAGGTCGCTCTTGCTCGGCACCGGGCGGCACGTTAGCCCGACACTCGGAGCCCGCTGGAGCGCATCCAAGCCATCGCTGCGTTTTGCAGCATCGTCGGGCAGACTTGCCGAGCCGACGAGCGATTGGCGTCGTGGTCAAAGAGTCCACGTACGCACCTGATGCCGATCATCGGGCGAGATCAGCGAGATGGCTCCCGAGAAAACGCTTTCGAAGAACCGAAAAACCGCTTGACATTGCGATCTCGCCCGATCAAACTGCTCTGTCAGTGGATATGGTTCAGAAATCGTCCTCCCGAACCGGTGCGGCTGCCGACAAAGTGGGCAGCGAGGACTTCCTCCGTCAGCCGTTCCCGGCGCGCGGGGCCGTCGAGGCGCTTCAACGACGCGTCGTGCAGGACCTTCGCCGACGCATGCCGCCGCCGGGTTCGCCGTTCCCGACGGATGGCGAGGTCGTTCAGCGATCGGGTCTGAGTCGGTCGACCGTCCGACGGGCGTTCACGGAGCTCCAGCGCGAAGGCTGGCTCAGCCGAGAGGCCGGTCGAGGTACGTTCGTCGGCCCGCGTCTCGGTGTGCCGGATTCGGGAACGTCGACGATCTCTCCGGAAGGACAGCCGCTGCGTGCCGGGGCGACGCTCCGGATTGCCGTGGTGATGTTCGACATTTCGGCGCTGAACCGCGACTGGATCACGCCGACGATCCTGTCCGGCATCGACGAGCAGGCCGAGGAAATCGGCGCGGCCGTCGAGCTCCTGGGCCTGCGTGAAAAGGACACCGACTCGCTTGGAAGACGTCTCGAGCGCACTCGGCCCGACGTGCTGATCTCGCTCGCCGCCCAGCCGCGTGATGCGCTCTTGCTTCGCGACGCGATGCGGCTCGGCATTCCGACGCTCGTCGTCGGCACCGCTCACCAGTTCCTCGGCCTGCCAGCCGTTGTCGAAGACAACCTTCGCGCGTCGAAGCTCGCCGTTCGCACACTCGCCGAAGCCGGGCACGAGCGGATCGGTTTGGTGCTCAACCGCTGGCCCGGG from Planctomycetota bacterium harbors:
- a CDS encoding tRNA (guanine(46)-N(7))-methyltransferase TrmB, whose product is MPSKSDLIIEPVALPEDGLGKPIDLNTLYGNGLPIEVEIGSGKGTFLVREAARRTDVNFLGIEWARFYWRSTCDRLRRNGLGDRVRMARADASVFLRDHIADASVAAFHVYFPDPWPKARHNKRRLIQPPFLDTVCRCLVNGGTIRAVTDHPDYAEQIETVFKAGPLRVDRCRRGTDPVVETNFENKYREEGRTFLDVIATKI
- a CDS encoding LacI family DNA-binding transcriptional regulator; translation: MGSEDFLRQPFPARGAVEALQRRVVQDLRRRMPPPGSPFPTDGEVVQRSGLSRSTVRRAFTELQREGWLSREAGRGTFVGPRLGVPDSGTSTISPEGQPLRAGATLRIAVVMFDISALNRDWITPTILSGIDEQAEEIGAAVELLGLREKDTDSLGRRLERTRPDVLISLAAQPRDALLLRDAMRLGIPTLVVGTAHQFLGLPAVVEDNLRASKLAVRTLAEAGHERIGLVLNRWPGAWVFQRHEGFGEAMSEAGLDHRVPGTCWIGTADHPGHHDQRLHAGGDPFRQVTSDGDSVPVRSPFVGGADNVAHWLERYKPTAVVCGSYSAIEAVGDAAKKIGLSIPRDLSIVAFDPHPMAKQWLGVKPTLVKLPLRELGREAARKAGPLYEKATLPDVTLVPFKLSPGDSVARHVSSIDSRATTQGRKPRV